The sequence AGTCAATTGGAGCTCGGTTTATCTCTAATAGGTCGAGTTAAAAAAAACTAGCTAAAAGCGGAAATGTCAAATAGGTCACACTGGTTTGATGTTGTAAAATGTATGTTTATAATCTTTAGTCCACACACCTTACACCACGACTTACTGATTCGGCCATACTAAAATATGATTCTTTCAATCCGACGCTGCTATTTCCACCTGTAGTCAAGATGTCAATTCTCAAGTATTTGATGTTTAGAATGTTATGTGGAAGTTGGTGATTGGATACTTGATGTTTGGAATGTTATGTGGAGGTCGGTGATTGGATATTGGCGTTACCACAGTACCTCCCAGGATGACTTTTGCCATGTCATCTAAAGCCAATTTTCTAGCAAGCGATACAAAACGATCAACTTGTATTCGTGTAAATGTAAGTTTTCCCTGGTGTCATTGGTACATTTAAGGAACCTGCTGGGTCAAAATTAACACTTCTCGTTAGTATAGATTAAAACGAATCTATCAACTTTGTCAATCTTTATCAAGAGTAACACAGATAGATAATTGTCAAACGACATCAATGAAATTTAACTACATGCTACTAGTAAGTAATTATTTTGAACCTGTGTTTTGGCGTCAGGCTGCCAGCTCCGTCCCTTTACTTAATGGGTATACATTACAGGTTATTCCCACGCAGGCACAAATATTGGATTTTAaactaagtaaataaatatatttttttttttttttttttgggtaaagggtatCAACCGGTGAATCTTATGGTCAGGTAAATATTGGAGATATGATTGTACCTTATGGTCAAGTAAAAAAAAATTTTGTCGCAGTCAATGGAAGGTTTCACCCAATGTCAACAAGCAGTGTATAAAACTTACCTTGGTGCCAAAACAAGCTGTTCGTTTTTCTTTTGTTATGATAACCAATATAGTTTCTATTTCAATTCAATAAAATAATTTAAGATGTTATATCCATTAACTGTAGACGTTGGGTAACTTTGAAACAGAGTTTGGCCCAGTTGAGCAGTTCCCCTTAAGCTAGTTGTTTTACTTGACAGTTGACACGTGTATAATAGAACTCAAATAACCTATTTCCCTTTAAGCTAGTTCTTGTATGTGTTTGTTGCTTAATTGTTTGTTACAGATGCTACATGCCTACATAGATATGAGTTTTACTTATAGCATATCAATCAAAACGgacaaaataaataaatgtaaaaacAAAATAGATGTAACATAGCACTAATCAGTGTTGAAAGCGAATTTCGGCATGAGCAAGGTGAAACCTAAATGCCGTTAGCTCCCCATGGTTAACACACTACTAGGCGATCAAATAGATTTTGGTAGTATTTGGATCATTCGCTAACTAAACTTTGTGCAAAAACAGAGGTTTAGTGAGCATGGAGTAACTGCAGCACCAGGACATGATTTAAGGATGCTAGTTATACTACTCAAATAACCTTTGAATGTCGACAAATTTATCTGATATCAATAATCCAATTATAATTATAAGAACAGTTAACAGTTAATATAAAAATACTACTCCGTAATAAAAATGAATGATCGAAAAATTATAAAATCTATATTCCATTCAATTGTTCGATTACAAAACCACATGACTTCCGAATCACATTATCATTAAATTTCTAAAAACCCTAAAACAACATAATCCCAAACCCTAAAACCCACATTCTAAGCGCTTGTAAATTTAGTTACAGCTTTAGTCCCCTCGCTAACGGCATGCTTCGCAAGCTCACCAGGTAACACCAATCTGACAGCCGTCTGAATCTCACGTGATGTAATCGTCGGCTTCTTGTTATACCTCGCAAGTCTAGAAGCTTCTTGTGCCAGTTTCTCAAAAATATCGTTAATAAACGAATTCATAATCCCCATTGCTTTGCCTGAGATTCCGATATCAGGATGCACCTGCTTCAACACTTTGAAGATGTAGATCTTGTACGTTTCAACAGATTTCTtgtttctctttttcttcttatcAACGGCACCGGCGCCGGCTTCTTTTGGTATCTTCTTTCCAGCCTTTGGTTTCTTCTCAGCAGGAGCTTTTTCGGCTGGTTTCTTCTCGGCGGCGGGCTTCTTTTCTGCTTTTAGCGCCATTTCTGCTGTTTTAGAGAGAACAAAAAAAAGTTTGGAGGTTTTATTATCAAGGCGTGATGTGATGAAATTGGGGGTGCCGTGTTGTGTTTATATACTTGTTGGATAGTGTGATGTGATTGGGTGGTTTTAGTTGTGGTGGATTGGGAATATTGTCCGTTGATTTTGTTGTGTGGTGATCTAGATACGGATAGATTGACAGGGATCGGGGAAAACATAATACTCCGTAATTGTAATTGTATATACAGTAAGACCACTTAGTTACCCGCCCATTACCtgctcattacccgtaactaaccataggcaccacttagttacccgcgttagttacccgctttcaccatagatttaacggaagAGTTATAGAAATTGCGGGTCTaagtgctttttattgttggacttgatgctttattgcttgtacgttgtatattaagagaaaTATTGTTTTAGccatagggagtgtttagttatgagttagttataggatattggtgttgatgtggcgctgatgtagaaggttaagaggatgaatagtttagttacgatagggagtggcctaatgGTGGTTTGTTTGTCTCTTAATGAAATAATTCAACGTTGAATGTTAAACTATTCATCATTTAGTGTCttttttctgacctctgaatgacatatggtgctgaatggttcaaaaTTCAGTGTTAAACCATTCAGAGTTAAAACACTCTCTTAACTATTAAGAGCCTAATTTTTCTGTAATATTCTTTTCAAATCACATCCAAAACGTGTGACCaacaaatatattatattttttattcatgtaacacgttaataaggtaattttactcaaTTTATATCGTTCATTTAAAACgattatcaaacaacttattttcattcagagcaaaCGTTATTCAAAATCTCTAAACCATTCAGTGCTAAATTATTCAGATTTATCAAACGCACCATAATAATTAAGTTATAGGGCTTGGTCCAAAAATGGATAGAGGTCGGTCTAACTACATAATACCATTTCTTTTTCTGTTATTTTTTCTTTCagaaaagttttgaactttatgtatatatatatatatatatatatatatatatatatatatatatatatatatatataccaatcgagggaagcggggggaagcaaaaacttttttttttcgtttattgaaaaaactttgttcacgaatattatagatgggatgaaaatatgaacatttagtagagacactttgtgataaatgtttttattttggcgggaaaacgctcgaagaagtaatatataacaattatcgtgtttttcgagcgtatgttgaggttttagctattagggtttagatattagggtttagatattagggtttatagggtttagatattagggtttaggaattcagggtttagggtttagatttagggtttagatttaggatttaggttgagtttttaacacgaacggtttagagtttagggtttagggtttagggtttggtgttttgggtttatggaataaacccaaaacaccaaaccctaaaccataaactctaaatcgggctaaattttacttcacaaaacatggaaaaaaacgttatattcttcacgaacaatattatcttgaatgttatttttgtcgatcgttttcccgcctaaataataacatttatcacgaagtgtctcttctaaatgttcatattttaatgtgatcttgatgccggaaaaaaaaatccaaaaaaaacgaaaaaaataaaaataaatttgcttccccccacttccccccgattggttacttccccattgatcctgcccctatatatatatatatatatatatatatatatatatatatatatatatatatattccataaacccaaaaccctaaactctaaaccgttcgtgttaaaaactcaatctaaatcctaaatctaaaccctaaatctaaaccctaaatctaaaccctaaatttctaaaccctaatatctaaaccctataaaccctaatatctaaaccctaatatctaagccccaatagctaaaacctcaacatatgctcaaaaaacacgataattgttatatattacttcttcgagcgttttcccgtcaaaataagaacatttatcacaaagtgtctctactaaatgtccatattttcatctcatctataatgttcgtgaacaaagttttttcaaaaaacgaaaaaaaaaagtttttgcttccccccacttccccccgattggttacttcgctcttgatcctaccactatatatatatatatatatatatatatatatatatatatatatatatatatatatatatatatatatatataatcaaaagtTCAAAACTTATCTACTTCGTTAAAGAGATAAAGCTCAAAAAACAACGAAGAAAGAAAATCTAACGAGCTCAACTGAACGCTAACAATGCAAACCCGAGCTCAAACATTAGAACAAAACAACTAAATTAAAACGAAACACCAAACAATAAAAACTCATAAAACCAAATGTAGAATCAACAAAAGAAACAACATAAAAAGTAAGCCTAACAAAGGCCGAAACGACTCAAAGTAACGCATACAAGTAAATCAAGATCTTTCACAAAGGTCTCAAATTGTTTCCCCTACGCACCTTACACCAACTTTATTTTAAGACGCTTTTTTGGTTTAATCTGGGCTTTTTACCAGGAGCCTCTTAGATGGTGTGCGAGTGTTCAAGACCCCAAATTATGAAAAGTCTAAAATTGTTATTGATTCGTATATAACTCAATATTCTAATTGTGGTAAATGGTATCCCATTTTGATTGGCCAAGGTAACTGTTCAAACCGATTAACAATTTTAACCCGCTCCATGACCCGCTTAATTTTCCCCCCTTCGTTCTATAATCCTAATCCTTAACTTCAAATGGTGAGGCTCATCTCACCCTTTGGTTTCTCTGTCGAACCCTTTTGGTTTCTCCGGCGTTTTCGCTTCTTTGCCGGTGAAATCACAGTCTCCGTACACAATACCTTCACAATGTGGGTACGTTGGGTTTGTCCACTCTTCGGTTTCTCAGCCGGTTTTACTCCTTTGCCGGTTAAGGTGGGTTTCTTTACACCTTCGGTTTCTTCGCGGATTTGGCTTATATGCCGGTGAAATCGTACTCACTTGACATCGATTGAAACCCTAATTGTTGTAATTGTATCCACGTATGGATTCATTATCGGAAACTGACGCAAACAAACTGAAATACATCATCGGTTCACGCCTAACATCGATTGAAACCCTGATGATTGTGATTGTATCGGCGTATGGATTCATTGTCGGAAGGTTCAACTAAAAGATTTTTCTATAAAGCTGGCCATGTTAAATTTCATCACTCACTTTGTTAATTAATTTGGGGTTTTTTCATGTGATTTAAACTACTTAGGGGTTGAATGTACTTATCTTAGAAATTTCGTATATATGCAACCTATATAATTAACTTGGGTTTTTTTAAAGTGATTTAAATTATTTAGGGTTTGAATGTACTTATGTTAGAAATTTTTGTATGCAACTTATATATGATTAGATTTGTTTGATACTATTGTATATTTTGTCAATCAAATTGGCACTGAGTGgttttgttataattgttattgttattgttataagtaaTAATAAAGTACATAGTAtagtataaaaaatatatatgaatcgaatgtatCTTTATCATGCTTATGCCTGATATTTTCGCTGCTGTAATGTGTGTAGTGTCATATATATCTTAAATGttttatttaaatacatatatatatatatatatatatatatatatatatatatatatatatatatatatatatatatatatatatattagggtaAATTAGATTATATGAACTTGGTAGAATATAATAGGTTAAATGGATTTGTTATGTGTGTACTGGAGTGTTTATATGAATTATATTGCTACATATTTCTGATTATAATCTTTTGATTCAGAATTGAGAACTTGATACACTTGCTGAACTGTTTTGTTATTTGAGATTGATGCATGTGTAGGGTTTCTTCCTGAAATAAACTTGCAAGATGTAACGTTCAGATTCGTGACTCCTTTATTTGGCAATAAGATTGAACGAATTTTTGTTCTGACAGGGTAACGTTCAGATTGGGGCAACTGACTTGCAGCCATGACAACTCATGTTTATAAATGACGTGTATCTTAGCTAGGCATATCGGTTGGAGCCATCCTCGATGACGAATGCTTATTACTACATCCCGAAAATGGACAGGAGTCGGGTCATATCTTGGCACGACAACAAATCTGGTACAGCCAAGATGATCCCTTCGCTCAATGTTTGAATTATTAATTGTATCACCTACATGGGCAATGATGATGAACATGTGGGAGCTGAATTAAGCAATAATAATAAATGGGGTTGTAATTGGCAAGACAACATAAGTTGCAGCCGTTACGACTCATTATTTGTTGCTTAATTTTTACACATGTTTGAGCCCTAAATATATTATTATCCTAATATACTATTTATAAAAGTTAGTTACTGTTCTTTTGTCATGAGTTGTCCTTTCACAATTTTTTGAGGGTATTTCGGTTGCTTTAGTAAATACTTTCATATTGGTTGTGATGATAAACATGTGATAAGATGGTTAATGAAGGAGGGAAGATGAATACGTATCTTGACGTGGCAACCTACTGTTTGCAGTCATGACAAATCACATTCTATTCCCGTATGATATTATGCACATGTCTGAGCCTAAATTTAGTAATTGCTTAACTTAGCATATAACTAAAGGTTTTATGATTTGTTTTGACCGTTGTGAAATAAGGAAGCTCATTGTACGGGAAGTATAAGGTAAGtccaagtatatttttttttttaactcagcCAACTTTACATGTAAATTTTTTTGTGATAACGAACAGTGCATTTAAGCATATCGATATTGATTTGCAGGTTCACTAAATTGGGTACAACATATTAGACAATAGTATGAGGCACAACAGGGACATTACTTTGTTAATTTTACCATGGATCTCAACTTAAATCTGAAGTACTTACGGagagtattgataatgctaaaaacgaacatatatttcatagcattatccctcaagaaagacaagcttttagttgcaattgttttatttacaagtgatattcgttaaaataataaaaggtgaagacaaaagacagattcgacgaattgaagacgcaaacgaccaaaaagctcaaaagtacaaagtacaatcaaagaggttccaattattgatgagaaacgtctcaaaattacaagagtacaagacgcgaaacgcaaagtacaagatattaaattatacgcaaggacgtttgaaaatccgaaaccgggaccagagtcaactctcaacgctcgacgcaacggattaataattacaagtcaactatgcacataaatataatataatatataaataattcttaaaattatttatatattgtatatatttaattaaaaccgtcggcagaagaaaacaacaacatgtgagcctccccagctggccatgcgatcgcatggccttgaagagcaaagctcatgcgatcgcatgagcccctttttcagctcacatgcctataaatttcgagctttggtgcatcatttaacacatctttttccatccaactctctcaacgtgtgtatatatatatatatatatatatatatatatatatatatatatatatatatatatatatatatatatatattataattttaattttaatttccaataataagggtatgttagcgaatgttgtaagggtgtaagtcgaaattctgtccgtgtaacgctacgctatttttaatcattgtaagttatgttcaacctttttacattaatgtctcgtagctaagttattattatgcttatttaataccgaagtaatcatgatgttgggctaaatatttaaatttgggtaattgggatttgtaccataattggggtttggacaaaagaacgacacttgtggaaattagactatgggctattaatgggctttatatttgtttaactaaatgatagtttgttgattttaatataaagatttacaattggacgtccctataaataaccatatacactcgatcggacacgatgggcgggatatttatatgtacgaataatcgttcatttaaccggacacgggaatggattaatagtctatggaattattaaaacaggggtgaaattatgtacaaggacacttggcataattgataacaaagtattaaaaccttgggttacacgcagtcgatatcctggtgtaattattaaacaaagtattaagaccttgttacagtttaagtccccaattagttggaatatttgacttcggatataaggataatttgacgaggacactcgcactttatatttatgactgatggactgttatggacaaaaaccagacggacatattaaataatccaggacaaaggacaattaacccatgggaataaactaaaatcaacaagtcaaacatcatgattatggaagtttaaataagcataattcctttattttcatatttaattgcacttctaattatcgcacttttatttattgccatcgtatttaattgcacttttaattaccgtactttttaattatcacaattttattttatcgcacttttatttatcgcaatttcattatcattatttattttacgctttaaattaagtcttttatttatttaatattttacattaggttttaactgtgactaaagttttaaaaatcgacaaaccggtcattaaacggtaaaaacccccttttataataataatattacttatatatatatatatatttgtatttttatatattaaaactaatatagcgttaagctttgtttaaagatttccctgtggaacgaaccggacttactaaaaactacactactgtacgattaggtacactgcttataagtgttgtagcaaggtttaggtatatccattctataaataaataaatatcttgtgtaaaattgtatcgtatttaatagtttttcctagtaaaatatacactatttcatatacgcctagcatagcatcaagtatttttggcgccgctgccggggaacatatctgcttaaatgccggaagcgcaacgctatataaaaaaaaattagtttacttttataaaaaaatacgcttttgtaaaaatacgttttaaaaattcaaaaatataaaaagaaaaacaaaaatataaatatttttaagagtttgttaaatatataagttttataaagtttctttatttttattttagtttgtaaaaatataaattttatttaaatattttgttttaatataaatcaaaacagcaaaacagaaaaaaaataaaaaaaaataaaaacattcggcccgtactgtagcagcccactctttggcccgaaaccctagcccatgcgatcgcatggctgggtaacttagaactcatgcgatcgcatgagccctgctgacacgcgACATTTGACTGAACactgcaatcattacggagtaattattattattattattatttaatttaaaccctaattagggtattattattatataatttagtttttattattattttgtatatttagtttaaataatttataaaattaatagtttt comes from Rutidosis leptorrhynchoides isolate AG116_Rl617_1_P2 chromosome 4, CSIRO_AGI_Rlap_v1, whole genome shotgun sequence and encodes:
- the LOC139844073 gene encoding histone H2B.3-like; translation: MALKAEKKPAAEKKPAEKAPAEKKPKAGKKIPKEAGAGAVDKKKKRNKKSVETYKIYIFKVLKQVHPDIGISGKAMGIMNSFINDIFEKLAQEASRLARYNKKPTITSREIQTAVRLVLPGELAKHAVSEGTKAVTKFTSA